One segment of Methylotuvimicrobium sp. KM2 DNA contains the following:
- a CDS encoding IS110 family transposase, producing MNTSVIGLDIAKNIFHLYTLNADNKVIKKKLKRAQVLTFFANYPVSTIGIEACGSSHYWARELTKLGHEVMLLNAKFVKSFLVGNKNDFNDAQAIFDAVGRPNKRVVSIKTEVQQDMQLLHNLRQDLVKRRTAVVNQIRGALLERGIAIHKGVDQVRKQLPDILEDAENGLTALCRELIAEQAERLRELDKAIKEQDKRLGRLSQADALSRRMLDVPGVGPITATIVASDIGDGKGYTSSRDYAASLGLVPGQHSSGDKPRYLGISKRGNRYIRTNLIHGARAVVKNCAGKTDQLSQWLQSLVERRGFNKAAVALANKNARILWAMTTKNEAYQGAPA from the coding sequence ATGAATACTAGCGTAATTGGTTTAGATATCGCAAAGAACATTTTTCATCTGTATACGTTGAATGCGGATAATAAAGTCATCAAGAAAAAACTCAAACGGGCGCAAGTCTTGACCTTCTTCGCCAATTATCCGGTCAGCACGATTGGTATCGAGGCGTGCGGCAGTAGCCATTATTGGGCTAGAGAATTAACTAAACTGGGCCATGAAGTGATGTTATTGAACGCGAAGTTTGTCAAGAGCTTCTTGGTCGGCAACAAGAATGATTTTAACGATGCCCAAGCGATTTTTGATGCGGTCGGCCGGCCCAATAAGCGGGTGGTGTCGATCAAAACCGAGGTACAGCAAGATATGCAACTGCTTCATAATCTACGCCAGGATCTGGTCAAACGACGAACTGCTGTAGTGAATCAGATTCGTGGAGCCTTGCTGGAGCGCGGCATTGCCATTCACAAAGGGGTCGATCAAGTCAGAAAACAATTGCCTGATATTTTAGAAGATGCCGAGAACGGACTAACAGCGCTGTGTCGAGAGCTGATTGCGGAGCAAGCCGAACGGTTAAGAGAATTGGATAAGGCGATTAAGGAGCAAGACAAACGGCTTGGCAGGCTCAGTCAAGCCGATGCATTAAGCCGACGTATGCTGGATGTTCCCGGGGTGGGTCCGATCACCGCCACGATTGTGGCATCTGATATCGGGGACGGCAAAGGCTATACCAGTAGCCGAGATTATGCGGCGAGTCTGGGCCTGGTTCCCGGGCAGCATAGCAGCGGCGATAAACCCCGCTATCTGGGGATCAGTAAACGGGGTAATCGTTATATCCGAACCAACTTAATTCATGGTGCACGCGCGGTGGTCAAAAACTGTGCTGGCAAAACAGATCAACTCAGCCAGTGGCTGCAGTCGCTGGTCGAGCGACGCGGCTTTAACAAGGCCGCGGTTGCCCTGGCCAACAAAAACGCCCGGATACTGTGGGCGATGACCACGAAAAATGAAGCTTATCAAGGGGCGCCTGCCTAA
- a CDS encoding phosphate/phosphite/phosphonate ABC transporter substrate-binding protein, with product MTFKFTVSPDFTPDHLSGWYIFNTWLQRQTDLPIHLEMYDDFQLQREAIAHDQIDLIYANPFDAAMLVREKGFVPLVKPQGESDEAIIAVNADSAIQCVTDLKPGTRVSYTDDPDVRLMGMIMLEPGDLDVGNIQGVPCDTYILVAKHLLQGDADVGIFLAEAYDDLSEMIKKRLRILVRSQIGVIHHSLMIGPKLKDKKELLEKCLLKMAEETKGAGVLESLGFKGWEKVDEEEMEFMIDLMDTLNV from the coding sequence ATGACTTTCAAATTCACTGTCAGTCCGGATTTTACGCCGGATCATCTATCCGGTTGGTATATCTTTAACACATGGTTGCAAAGGCAAACCGATTTGCCGATACATCTGGAAATGTACGACGATTTTCAATTGCAGCGAGAGGCGATTGCGCATGATCAAATCGATTTGATTTACGCCAATCCATTCGATGCAGCCATGCTGGTACGAGAAAAAGGATTTGTGCCTTTAGTGAAACCGCAAGGCGAATCCGATGAAGCGATCATTGCCGTCAATGCCGACAGCGCGATTCAATGTGTGACCGATTTAAAGCCCGGTACAAGAGTCTCCTATACCGACGATCCGGATGTTCGCCTAATGGGCATGATCATGCTCGAACCGGGCGATCTGGATGTCGGCAACATACAAGGCGTACCTTGCGATACCTATATTTTAGTTGCGAAACATTTATTGCAAGGCGATGCCGATGTCGGAATTTTCTTGGCCGAAGCCTACGACGATTTATCCGAAATGATCAAAAAACGTTTGCGAATTCTAGTGCGAAGCCAAATCGGCGTGATTCATCATTCCTTGATGATAGGTCCAAAACTCAAAGACAAAAAAGAATTACTCGAAAAGTGTTTATTAAAAATGGCCGAGGAAACAAAAGGGGCTGGCGTATTGGAAAGCCTGGGGTTTAAAGGGTGGGAAAAAGTCGATGAGGAAGAAATGGAATTCATGATCGATTTGATGGATACATTGAATGTTTAA
- a CDS encoding PAS domain-containing protein yields MIHDMQPEFIKGEYQETMLELYGGIRRRVLYTESEIPYPDGKLIVSTTDPEGVITHVNQSFVDMSGYTEAELIGAPHSILRHPDMPAAAFKDLWDTVNRGEKWQGFVKNLRKDGGYYWVKATVIPNVRQGKVVGYTSVRRKPSRTKVEESIKLYSAMIQQERA; encoded by the coding sequence ATGATACACGATATGCAACCCGAGTTTATCAAGGGCGAATACCAGGAAACGATGCTTGAGCTTTACGGCGGTATTCGTCGCAGAGTGTTATATACCGAATCGGAAATACCTTATCCGGATGGCAAGTTAATCGTTTCGACAACCGACCCGGAAGGTGTAATCACGCATGTCAATCAATCGTTCGTCGATATGTCGGGCTATACCGAGGCAGAATTAATTGGCGCGCCGCATTCCATCCTGAGGCATCCCGACATGCCGGCGGCGGCCTTCAAGGATCTTTGGGATACCGTCAATCGCGGCGAAAAATGGCAGGGTTTTGTCAAGAATCTGCGTAAAGACGGCGGCTATTATTGGGTGAAGGCCACCGTGATCCCGAATGTTCGGCAAGGCAAAGTCGTCGGTTATACCTCGGTCAGAAGAAAACCTTCTCGAACCAAAGTGGAAGAAAGCATTAAACTCTATTCGGCCATGATACAACAGGAGCGCGCATGA
- a CDS encoding roadblock/LC7 domain-containing protein, whose protein sequence is MRADMLTSVLTELNGTSADIEASGVISTDGLMMACVLPVGMDEDRVGAMSAAMLSLGDRTAQELGRGTLEQVLIKGDRGYVLMTYAGEEAVLTVLAKPNAKLGLIFLDVKRAAQHISEML, encoded by the coding sequence ATGCGAGCAGATATGTTGACTTCCGTGTTAACTGAGTTAAATGGAACATCAGCCGATATCGAAGCATCCGGTGTAATATCTACCGATGGTTTGATGATGGCTTGTGTATTGCCGGTCGGAATGGATGAAGACCGGGTCGGCGCAATGAGTGCGGCAATGCTTTCATTAGGCGACAGAACAGCCCAAGAACTGGGGCGGGGCACTCTCGAGCAAGTATTGATCAAGGGCGACAGAGGCTATGTGTTGATGACTTATGCGGGCGAAGAGGCTGTGTTGACCGTACTGGCAAAACCCAATGCCAAGCTAGGTTTGATTTTCCTTGACGTCAAACGAGCCGCTCAACATATCTCCGAAATGCTTTAG
- a CDS encoding ATP/GTP-binding protein, which yields MSQYKIIFTGPVGAGKTTAIQSISDIAPVKTDAAASDMTKSRKAATTVAMDYGVMNLAGGEKLHLYGTPGQERFDFMWDILTSGGIGLILLLDNTRTDPFQDMRFFLEAFSDFIKKTQVAIGVTQMDLSSRPVINDYHKKLKEMDKNIPVFTVDARVKNDVSLLIQALLYSLDPGLEA from the coding sequence ATGAGCCAATATAAAATTATTTTTACCGGCCCGGTCGGTGCGGGAAAAACCACTGCGATCCAATCGATTAGCGATATTGCACCGGTTAAAACCGACGCAGCAGCCAGCGATATGACCAAAAGCCGAAAAGCAGCGACAACTGTCGCGATGGATTATGGCGTAATGAATTTGGCCGGCGGAGAAAAATTACATCTATATGGCACGCCGGGGCAAGAGCGTTTTGATTTTATGTGGGATATTTTGACATCGGGCGGTATCGGCTTGATATTGCTATTGGATAATACGCGCACCGATCCTTTTCAGGATATGAGGTTTTTTTTGGAGGCGTTCTCCGACTTTATCAAGAAAACGCAAGTCGCGATTGGTGTGACACAAATGGATTTAAGTAGCCGCCCGGTAATCAATGATTATCATAAAAAACTTAAAGAAATGGACAAGAATATTCCGGTTTTTACTGTCGACGCCCGAGTAAAGAACGATGTTTCATTATTGATACAGGCACTGCTGTATTCGTTGGATCCCGGCTTGGAGGCTTGA
- a CDS encoding SPOR domain-containing protein yields the protein MADSEDKKKSVSPKNFADDLDSMLDDAASSIDSDELMNDDDAIDKLLMDSAFDEQDLSDDEDEFGELFAEDSTVGDQLTDDLDADNDLSGGKADFAQDLEPSNSSEDSAMAEIDEFSDIGFDEFAETEPEPIPVSSPPEEKTETDFDSDDFTLAEFDISAPEDDVDEFAKTQDENIALEEEEENPRVMEDPEELEQEPDPAEPDFAVYDDASAFPEVMTAEEPHKTVVDDVITTQISQLFSEQEILKQQLGAMSASTSQGQADEIDRLSKMQNQLKKQLDKGAKIPTITYVAMATAVVALLTAGVFAYLVLQSDNEIESLTELIGTLEENQTELNALLIKNNMPEVAQTSPAPMASQDASIEGDKTEIIPLTPKLTETEANGTVSSEAQLAQSASKTEATPTDTEKKIEQEEGSPPVSDVTNETGQVAALEARIKELETKLAKATAPPVKKAASKSSAPIKRSPPKSKAPSAGWSVNLISFKQDWYANRKAAEFSKQGVPAKVIPVQVKGQTWYRLSVSGFKSRDEASAYAARVKKTHNLDSVWIARD from the coding sequence ATGGCCGACTCAGAAGATAAAAAAAAGTCAGTATCGCCTAAAAACTTTGCTGATGACTTAGATTCAATGCTCGATGATGCGGCTTCGTCAATCGATAGCGATGAATTAATGAATGATGATGACGCTATCGACAAATTATTGATGGATAGCGCATTTGATGAGCAAGATTTGTCCGACGACGAAGACGAGTTCGGCGAGTTATTTGCCGAAGATTCAACAGTCGGAGATCAACTAACCGATGATTTAGATGCCGATAATGACCTGTCCGGGGGAAAAGCCGATTTCGCTCAAGACCTGGAGCCGTCCAATTCTTCTGAAGATTCGGCAATGGCCGAAATCGATGAGTTTTCAGATATCGGTTTCGACGAGTTTGCAGAAACCGAGCCGGAACCGATCCCTGTTTCTTCACCGCCGGAAGAAAAGACGGAAACGGATTTCGATAGCGATGACTTTACGTTAGCGGAATTCGATATTTCTGCCCCGGAAGATGACGTCGACGAATTTGCAAAGACCCAGGACGAAAATATTGCACTCGAGGAAGAGGAGGAAAATCCTCGGGTAATGGAAGACCCTGAAGAGCTAGAGCAAGAACCGGATCCGGCGGAGCCGGACTTTGCGGTCTATGACGATGCTTCGGCGTTCCCTGAAGTGATGACGGCGGAAGAACCCCATAAAACAGTCGTCGATGATGTTATTACGACACAAATCAGTCAATTATTTAGCGAACAGGAAATTTTAAAGCAGCAATTGGGCGCAATGAGCGCTTCGACGAGCCAAGGGCAGGCCGATGAAATCGATCGTTTGTCTAAGATGCAAAACCAATTAAAAAAACAACTCGACAAAGGCGCTAAAATACCGACGATTACTTATGTGGCCATGGCCACTGCTGTTGTGGCTTTATTAACTGCCGGCGTATTCGCATACTTGGTTTTGCAAAGCGATAATGAAATCGAATCTTTGACTGAATTAATCGGTACGTTGGAAGAAAATCAAACCGAATTGAATGCTTTATTGATCAAAAACAATATGCCGGAAGTCGCTCAAACAAGCCCTGCGCCAATGGCTTCGCAAGATGCATCTATTGAAGGCGATAAAACTGAAATCATTCCGTTAACCCCGAAGCTTACCGAAACGGAAGCAAATGGAACGGTTTCTTCGGAAGCGCAATTAGCTCAATCTGCAAGCAAAACCGAGGCAACACCGACCGATACTGAAAAGAAAATCGAGCAAGAGGAGGGCTCACCGCCGGTATCCGATGTTACTAACGAGACCGGTCAAGTAGCGGCATTGGAAGCTAGAATTAAAGAATTGGAAACGAAGCTTGCTAAGGCGACCGCTCCGCCAGTTAAAAAAGCGGCAAGCAAATCGTCAGCCCCGATAAAACGAAGCCCGCCAAAATCCAAGGCGCCATCGGCCGGTTGGTCGGTGAATTTGATTTCGTTTAAGCAAGACTGGTACGCCAATAGAAAAGCCGCTGAATTTTCAAAGCAGGGGGTACCTGCCAAGGTTATTCCGGTGCAAGTCAAAGGTCAAACTTGGTATAGGTTATCGGTTTCCGGATTTAAGAGCCGGGATGAGGCATCCGCTTATGCGGCGAGGGTGAAAAAAACGCATAATCTCGATTCGGTTTGGATAGCTAGAGATTAG
- a CDS encoding LEA type 2 family protein produces the protein MKWIQFLAVLIFVSQLNACTWMYADFKAPKVKLLAIEPSKFGLFEQRFNIRLRLQNRNDSELAIRDMVYALKLNGVDFAEGMSDQEITIPEYGEYVVELPVSVKLKTLLRQLTRRNGAPIRYQLTGHLGLMRSLITLPFDYEGEVDLEF, from the coding sequence GTGAAATGGATTCAGTTTTTAGCGGTGCTTATTTTTGTCTCGCAGCTTAATGCGTGTACATGGATGTATGCCGATTTCAAAGCGCCAAAAGTTAAATTGTTGGCTATTGAGCCTTCAAAGTTCGGCTTATTCGAACAACGTTTTAATATCCGTTTGCGCTTGCAAAATAGGAACGATTCCGAATTGGCGATAAGAGACATGGTCTATGCGCTGAAACTTAATGGTGTCGATTTTGCTGAAGGCATGAGCGATCAGGAAATTACGATTCCCGAATATGGCGAATATGTTGTCGAATTGCCCGTGAGCGTCAAATTAAAGACGCTTTTACGTCAATTGACTCGGCGTAATGGCGCTCCCATTCGCTACCAATTGACCGGACATCTAGGTTTAATGCGCAGCCTTATAACATTGCCATTCGATTATGAAGGGGAGGTTGATTTGGAGTTTTGA
- a CDS encoding methylthioribulose 1-phosphate dehydratase translates to MTLNDEFSEKAVQLIEAGRFIDSKGWVPATSGNFSARLSNGNVAITVSGKHKGRLSTEDIMLIAPDGTSLDGKKPSAETLLHTALYQRFPEVKAVLHPHSLNATLISKLFKTELVLDDYELLKALPDIDTHETRISIPIFANDQNMHRLSARIDADMDRRESTYAYIISGHGYYTWGRSVEDALRHVEALEFLFDCEIRLYGALNR, encoded by the coding sequence ATGACACTCAACGACGAATTTTCTGAAAAAGCCGTACAATTAATCGAAGCCGGACGCTTTATCGACAGCAAAGGCTGGGTACCGGCAACTAGCGGCAATTTTTCCGCACGCTTGTCCAATGGCAATGTAGCTATTACTGTTTCAGGCAAACACAAAGGTCGACTTAGCACAGAAGATATTATGCTGATTGCTCCTGACGGCACGTCCCTTGACGGTAAAAAACCGTCGGCCGAAACACTATTGCATACAGCGCTATATCAAAGATTCCCGGAGGTGAAAGCCGTTTTACACCCACATTCGTTAAATGCCACGCTCATATCCAAGCTGTTTAAAACCGAGCTGGTACTCGATGATTATGAACTTTTGAAAGCGTTACCCGATATCGATACACATGAAACGCGAATCAGCATTCCCATTTTCGCGAATGACCAAAATATGCATAGACTTTCAGCAAGGATCGATGCTGATATGGATCGACGCGAATCAACTTATGCTTATATTATCTCGGGACACGGCTATTACACATGGGGCCGGAGTGTCGAAGATGCGCTAAGGCATGTTGAAGCGTTGGAGTTTTTATTTGACTGTGAAATACGACTGTACGGAGCCTTAAACCGATGA
- a CDS encoding cupin gives MSALTVYPDNAPNNGNTYLDFSDIQTQLTPLNVRFERWSAGFELPDDADQDAILQAYRQPIDRLKEEYGFQSVDVIGISPNHPEKEALRQKFLSEHIHDDFEVRFFIEGRGLFSLHVDDKVYCILCEQGDLISVPAGAKHWFDMGENPNFRCIRLFTTPDGWVANFTGSNISEQFPNFDDYIQQLE, from the coding sequence ATGAGCGCCTTAACTGTATACCCCGATAATGCCCCGAATAACGGCAATACTTATCTTGATTTCAGCGATATACAAACCCAGCTGACACCACTGAATGTCCGTTTCGAACGTTGGAGCGCGGGATTCGAGCTTCCGGACGATGCCGACCAGGACGCTATATTACAAGCCTACCGGCAACCGATTGACCGCTTAAAAGAAGAATACGGCTTTCAATCCGTCGATGTTATCGGTATAAGCCCGAATCACCCCGAAAAAGAGGCATTACGACAAAAGTTTTTATCCGAACACATCCATGACGATTTCGAAGTTCGTTTCTTCATCGAGGGCAGAGGGCTATTTTCATTACATGTCGACGACAAGGTGTATTGCATTTTATGCGAGCAAGGCGATTTAATCAGTGTTCCGGCAGGCGCCAAACATTGGTTCGACATGGGCGAAAATCCGAATTTCCGATGTATTCGCCTGTTCACGACACCGGACGGCTGGGTCGCGAATTTCACCGGCAGCAACATTTCCGAGCAATTCCCAAATTTCGACGACTATATTCAACAATTAGAATAA
- the mtnC gene encoding acireductone synthase, translating into MITTIVTDIEGTTSSLSFVKEVLFPYARAHIAEFIRNHDHEPKVSELLQDAAKLTDDPTNTEALIEQMIQWIDQDQKVTPLKSLQGLIWEHGYRQGDFKGHIYADAAQAMQEWHDQGIKLYVYSSGSVYAQKLLFKHTEFGDLTSLFSGYFDTHIGGKKETASYSAIAEQIATEPENILFLSDITEELDAASKAGFKTCRLVREGKADDPSDHGTVSNFFDIKL; encoded by the coding sequence ATGATCACAACCATCGTCACCGATATTGAAGGTACAACTTCATCTTTATCCTTCGTCAAGGAGGTATTATTTCCTTATGCTAGAGCCCATATTGCCGAATTCATTCGCAACCATGATCACGAACCGAAAGTTAGCGAATTATTGCAGGATGCCGCCAAACTAACCGACGACCCGACGAATACCGAAGCATTGATCGAACAAATGATCCAATGGATCGATCAAGATCAAAAGGTGACGCCGTTAAAATCTTTACAAGGATTGATTTGGGAACACGGTTATCGTCAAGGCGATTTCAAGGGACATATCTATGCCGATGCGGCTCAAGCCATGCAGGAATGGCATGATCAGGGCATCAAACTTTATGTGTATTCATCGGGCTCGGTCTATGCGCAAAAACTGCTATTCAAGCATACCGAATTCGGTGACTTAACCTCGCTATTTTCCGGCTATTTCGACACGCACATCGGCGGTAAAAAAGAGACCGCCTCTTACTCGGCAATCGCCGAACAAATCGCAACCGAACCTGAAAATATTTTATTTTTGTCGGATATTACCGAGGAGCTGGATGCCGCATCAAAAGCAGGATTCAAAACATGCCGATTAGTCAGGGAAGGAAAAGCCGATGACCCAAGCGATCACGGCACCGTATCTAATTTTTTTGATATCAAATTGTAG
- a CDS encoding FlgO family outer membrane protein, with the protein MFKKQAIVLLISAVTALSGCNRVYYAQDVDDDDLVEVSYDAVDELLTHLRHPLPRGSLVVVNSLVNVDDMSQSFSFGRIVSDQIASAFHRSGYRVMGMELPTEIFVKNDTGILQLSDETKAGLAEVGAQALLVGTFAPGKKNAYVSLRVVDIDSGYFVATTDYSIAMGPDAKNLLKAKPVEEEPKEEEEPMPMVDESMDDFDLFE; encoded by the coding sequence ATGTTCAAAAAGCAGGCAATTGTTTTGCTGATTTCGGCTGTAACCGCACTGAGCGGGTGTAATCGGGTTTATTATGCCCAGGATGTCGACGATGATGACTTAGTGGAAGTCAGCTACGATGCGGTAGATGAGTTGTTGACACATCTTAGACATCCGTTGCCTAGAGGAAGCTTGGTTGTCGTTAACTCGTTAGTCAATGTAGATGATATGAGTCAATCGTTTTCGTTCGGTAGAATCGTTTCCGATCAAATTGCATCGGCATTTCATCGTTCAGGTTATCGTGTCATGGGTATGGAGTTACCGACCGAAATTTTCGTCAAAAATGACACCGGTATTTTGCAGTTGTCCGATGAAACTAAAGCCGGATTGGCCGAAGTTGGTGCGCAAGCTTTGTTAGTAGGCACTTTTGCGCCGGGTAAGAAAAATGCTTATGTATCGCTAAGAGTTGTCGATATCGATAGCGGATATTTTGTAGCGACTACCGATTATTCAATCGCGATGGGGCCCGATGCTAAAAACTTACTGAAAGCTAAGCCGGTAGAAGAGGAGCCAAAGGAGGAAGAAGAGCCTATGCCGATGGTTGATGAATCGATGGACGATTTCGATTTGTTTGAATGA
- a CDS encoding L,D-transpeptidase family protein codes for MKQPLHKFLIALTIIALFLPKISTAEHLSVEESIRERIESAAEILDLSIDNQPLNSQKGLITFYSDRQFSKAWLANGQPTPQAYQLIHILNSADQHGLNKSNYHVTAINERLERLKAPLDESEVLILSVDLDLLLSDAFLTYGTHLIQGQVNPQKLQSKWDTGRRATDMVKILTDAINTNSIEQSLNELMPKQPGYRSLVRALADHHAIKDRGGWPSVTKGPSLRPDEKNPRIIELRKRLAASGDLVNDVALDNQEFDRSLQQAVKYFQKRHGLETDSIVGKATLAALNVSVDQRIAQIRANLERWRWLPDDLGARHIMVNIAGFELDFVGNGEVLLHMPVIVGKTYRETPVFTGSMTYLVINPSWYVPNSIAVKDKLPILVRDPYYIERNHMKLYRGWGANRTEINPLSVNWRQVDPNNFPFRLVQKPGPKNAMGKVKFMFPNPHNVYLHDTSEPSLFNRVDRTFSSGCIRVGKPFALANLVLENNSRMTPDAIREAFDQSDQKTVTLLNPIPVHILYWTAWVDLEGVVQFRRDIYNRDDELIQKLQKSF; via the coding sequence ATGAAACAACCTTTACATAAATTTTTAATTGCACTAACGATAATCGCTTTATTCTTGCCGAAAATATCGACTGCCGAGCATCTAAGCGTTGAAGAATCGATACGCGAACGAATTGAATCCGCGGCTGAGATTCTTGATCTTTCAATCGATAACCAACCTTTAAACTCGCAAAAGGGCCTTATTACCTTTTACTCGGACAGGCAATTTTCTAAAGCTTGGCTTGCCAACGGTCAACCGACCCCGCAAGCTTATCAACTGATTCATATACTCAATAGCGCTGATCAGCATGGTCTCAATAAAAGCAATTACCATGTCACGGCAATTAATGAACGCCTGGAAAGATTAAAAGCACCGCTGGATGAATCCGAAGTCTTGATTCTCTCGGTCGATTTAGACTTATTATTAAGCGATGCCTTTCTAACTTACGGAACCCATTTGATACAAGGACAAGTCAACCCGCAAAAGCTCCAATCGAAATGGGATACCGGTCGACGCGCAACCGATATGGTCAAAATTCTGACCGATGCGATCAACACCAATTCGATTGAGCAAAGCCTCAATGAGTTAATGCCGAAACAACCGGGCTACCGCTCTTTGGTACGAGCATTGGCCGATCATCATGCGATCAAGGATCGGGGCGGTTGGCCTTCGGTTACGAAAGGCCCCAGTCTTCGCCCTGATGAGAAAAATCCTCGCATCATCGAACTTAGAAAAAGGCTGGCCGCCTCGGGCGATTTAGTTAACGATGTCGCTCTTGACAACCAAGAATTTGACCGGTCACTCCAGCAAGCAGTTAAATACTTTCAAAAACGGCACGGCTTGGAAACCGACAGCATTGTCGGAAAAGCCACGCTTGCGGCACTCAACGTCAGCGTGGATCAGCGCATCGCACAAATTCGCGCCAATCTCGAACGATGGCGCTGGCTTCCTGACGATCTTGGCGCACGCCATATCATGGTCAATATTGCAGGATTCGAACTTGATTTTGTCGGTAACGGCGAAGTCTTGCTGCACATGCCGGTCATTGTCGGTAAAACATACAGAGAAACCCCGGTATTTACCGGTTCAATGACTTATTTGGTCATCAACCCTTCCTGGTATGTACCGAACAGTATCGCCGTCAAAGACAAATTACCGATTCTGGTCAGGGACCCCTATTACATCGAACGAAATCACATGAAACTTTACCGTGGCTGGGGGGCCAATAGAACAGAAATAAACCCATTATCGGTTAATTGGCGGCAAGTAGACCCGAATAACTTTCCCTTTCGCTTGGTTCAAAAACCGGGACCCAAAAATGCCATGGGCAAAGTTAAATTTATGTTTCCCAATCCGCATAACGTCTATTTACACGATACGTCGGAACCAAGTTTATTTAATCGGGTCGATCGTACATTCAGTTCCGGCTGTATTCGTGTCGGCAAACCTTTCGCGCTGGCAAACTTAGTGCTTGAAAACAATTCCCGCATGACGCCGGACGCCATTCGAGAGGCTTTCGACCAAAGCGATCAAAAAACCGTCACGCTGCTTAACCCGATTCCCGTGCATATCTTGTATTGGACTGCTTGGGTTGATTTGGAAGGTGTCGTTCAATTTCGCAGAGACATATACAACCGTGACGACGAACTCATCCAAAAATTACAAAAATCCTTTTAG
- a CDS encoding D-Ala-D-Ala carboxypeptidase family metallohydrolase, with amino-acid sequence MKLSALLIIVLLTYSNLSQAGHHRSERNSFSVTIHSFSKHSNKDETIPFNTLGISLLPNERFILQVKTNKPSVPVKFQAEQGKTRQLAQQQWQWQAPNKPGLTVLRLIHPISKETTELNVFVMVPASNVKNGMLNGYQIGSYPRLPFKNMTTYETPKGFIEVTEANQDTKVSPHFTIGEFLSHQKGGFPKYLVLRERLLLKLEHIIETLYSKHFPVDSLHIMSGYRTPWYNKSLGQGPYSQHIYGGAADIYIDVNPKDGYMDDLNKDGKRDYQDAKVLIDIIEEMEGQSLYNKFVGGLARYRKTPHHGPFVHIDERGYKARWND; translated from the coding sequence ATGAAATTAAGCGCATTATTGATAATCGTATTATTGACTTACTCCAACCTATCACAGGCAGGACATCATCGCAGCGAACGAAACAGTTTTTCAGTCACGATTCATTCTTTTTCGAAACATAGCAATAAGGACGAAACCATTCCCTTTAATACTCTTGGCATCTCTTTATTACCTAATGAGCGATTTATTCTTCAAGTCAAAACAAACAAACCCTCTGTCCCTGTAAAGTTTCAAGCCGAACAAGGCAAAACACGGCAACTTGCCCAGCAACAATGGCAATGGCAAGCACCCAATAAGCCTGGTTTGACCGTTTTACGTTTGATTCATCCCATTAGCAAGGAAACCACAGAGCTGAACGTTTTTGTCATGGTACCGGCTAGCAACGTGAAAAATGGCATGTTGAACGGGTATCAAATCGGAAGCTATCCCCGCCTACCGTTTAAAAACATGACAACCTACGAAACGCCGAAAGGTTTTATCGAAGTCACCGAAGCCAATCAAGATACTAAGGTATCGCCGCATTTTACGATCGGCGAATTCCTTTCCCATCAAAAAGGCGGCTTTCCGAAATATCTGGTGCTGCGCGAACGATTGCTGCTCAAGCTCGAACACATTATTGAAACGCTGTACAGCAAGCATTTTCCGGTCGATTCGCTGCATATCATGAGCGGTTATCGAACGCCCTGGTATAACAAATCGCTCGGACAAGGCCCCTATAGCCAACACATCTATGGCGGTGCCGCGGATATTTACATCGACGTAAATCCCAAGGACGGCTATATGGACGACCTCAACAAAGACGGTAAACGCGATTACCAAGACGCCAAGGTTTTGATCGATATCATCGAGGAAATGGAAGGTCAATCTCTATACAACAAATTCGTCGGCGGCCTAGCGCGTTACCGAAAGACGCCACACCACGGCCCATTCGTGCATATCGACGAGCGCGGCTATAAAGCGCGTTGGAATGATTAA